A single window of Rana temporaria chromosome 1, aRanTem1.1, whole genome shotgun sequence DNA harbors:
- the LOC120944407 gene encoding uncharacterized protein LOC120944407, which produces MCGIGKNIYPPGDWDTEYMKKKCCKKWRPLVEKYEKKYAELDQGTALPREVPPPYTRRPPPVPTAPTPPSYVFVKEEAPRRKLYPVLSNPQVAIMAYGFATDQQKRQWEGRAKEEADKRAFEEDRKIREAQTIADTLRELGELQRDLEEIEESRRIQEQHREIRLKREQMSEHKQTLDEQAREMSNLRKKLRRDEEEILAL; this is translated from the exons ATGTGTGGAATAGGAAAGAACATATATCCACCAGGAGATTGGGATACggagtatatgaaaaaaaaatgttgtaagaaGTGGAGGCCTTTAGTGGAAAAATATGAAAAGAAATATGCGGAGTTGGACCAAGGTACTGCCCTTCCTAGGGAGGTTCCTCCACCTTATACCAGGCGCCCACCCCCAGTTCCAACCGCGCCAACTCCACCATCCTATGTTTTTGTTAAAGAGGAAGCTCCTCGCAGAAAATTATAccccgttctttcaaatcctcaagttGCAATCATGGCCTATGGTTTTGCAACTGACCAGCAAAAACGGCAATGg GAAGGTAGAGCCAAAGAGGAGGCAGATAAGAGGGCATTTGAAGAAGACAGGAAAATAAGAGAAGCCCAGACAATAGCGGATACACTAAGAGAGCTTGGGGAGTTGCAAAGGGACTTAGAGGAGATAGAAGAATCGAGACGCATCCAAGAACAGCATAGAGAAATAAGATTAAAACGTGAACAAATGAGTGAGCATAAACAAACTCTTGATGAGCAAGCCCGGGAAATGAGTAATCTTAGGAAAAAACTTAGGAGGGATGAGGAGGAaatattagcactttag